The Antennarius striatus isolate MH-2024 chromosome 8, ASM4005453v1, whole genome shotgun sequence nucleotide sequence gctacTGGCTTGGTTTAGGTCAACAAGTCAATGTTAACGTTTCACATGACTTCATCTCAACGCTCCTTCAGACGGTCAAACCGTCCAATCAGCTTCCAGCAGCTGCAGGCGAGCGTCCAATCAGCTTTCGGCTAAGGCAGGTTTTCTAAACGACCCTGCTCTGCTCCTCCCTTCACCCGATTGGTCTGTAAGCATGCGGGGCGGGGCTGTGGGTTAGGGGAGGGGCTTCACACCTTGCTCTGAGGTAGCCAGTGGAGGCAGCGCAGCCATTGGTTGATACTTCACTACTAACAATGGGTTCTATGtgcaagccccgcccacaggtgTGACCTCATCAGTTGAAGGTTCAGGTGGTCCAGTCTGCACCAATCACAGGTTTGAGACAAAAGCTCTGCGAGACACGCCCCTTAGACAGCTAGCCAATGACAGGGAGGCCTGACACGACACCTACAAGCTGATTGGTCCAGATCctcaggcagacacacacaaagcagcagtGTTCCCACTcaacaggatgtgatgtcatcaggaggcGGGGTCTTGTTGAactctgacatcacttcctgttcttcctttAGAGCTCCTCAGTGGTCAGAGgtgggggaagaggaggaggaagatgaggagggggggaaggaggaagaggcgtGGTTAGGGTAAGAgtaggaggagatggaggtgggggaggagggggaagggggagggagaggaggaagaggaggaacatgagcagggggaggaggaggaaagggaggaggaaaaggaggggggggacgaggaggaggaaagggagggggaggagggggaaagggaggaggaagaggagggggaggaggaggaaagggaggaggaagaggagggggaggagggggaaagggaggaggaagaggaggaagaggagggggaggagaaggacggtgaggaggaagaggaggggccaTTGCTGGTCCTGATGAAGGTCTTGCTCTCCTGTGGCAACGCCTCCTGGCCAggtgaggctccgcccccgcTACCTGCTCTCCTTCAGGAGGAGGCGGAACCCCTCGAGCTGATGGATGCTGGTGGACAACCTGAAGAGCCAATGAGGGACAGGCtgagagggggcggagccacagaCCTCAACAGGTTACAAACGTTCCACTGCTCGGTCACGGAGTCATTAGCCCCTCCCCCAGGGGGCGGGCCTACCTGCTGAAGGCGTTGAGCAGGGCGACGATCTCCTGCCGGGTGAGCTGGAAGCCTTTAGACGGGCTGCGCTCCGGAAGCTTCTGGATCTCCGTCTCTGAGAACAGGATCTTCAGCGCCGTCCCCAGACCCTGGgtctagaaccagaaccacaaccAGAACCAGGCTCAGCTGGGGCTAAGCTAGGACTAAGCTACAGCTGGGGTACCGCTAAGCTAGAGGTAAGCTACGGATAAGTCTACAGCTAAGCTACGACTGAGCTACGGCTAAGCTATGGATAGCTGGGTTAGCATGTAGCACGTCGTAGCTCCTGAGTAGTCTGGTGAAGCTACAAAGGTACAGACGCTATATATAGACGCTACAAAGCTACAGACACTATATATAGACGCTACAAAGCTACAGACGCTATATATAGACGCTACAAAGGTACAGACGCTATATATAGACGCTACAAAGGTACAGGAACTACAAAGCGTCCCACTACTTCCTGTTGTCATTTCCTGTGTCCCACCCtctgcttctgattggccgTTGGCTCTAAAGGTTTAGTTCAGTTACATCAACACAACATGTTTGACTGACAGCAGCAACGACCCCATCGGGTTGGTCGGGTGGAGTCAGGCGTGTCctgtagggcgtgtcctgtagggcgtgtcctgtagggcgtgtcctgtagGGCGTGTCcggtagggcgtgtcctgtcgggTGTGTCCTGTCAGGTGTGTCCTGTCAGGTGTGTCctgtagggcgtgtcctgtagggcgtgtcctgtagggcgtgtcctgtcgggTGTGTCCTGTCAGGTGTGTCCTGTCGGGTGTGTCCTGTAGGGTGTTTCcggtagggcgtgtcctgtcgggCATGTCCTGTCAGGTGTGTCCTGTCGGGCGTGTCctgtagggcgtgtcctgtcgggTGTGTCCTGTAGGGTGTGTCCGGTAGGGCATGTCcggtagggcgtgtcctgtcgggTGTGTCctgtagggcgtgtcctgtagggcgtgtcctgtcagGTGTGTCCTGTCAGGTGTGTCCTGTAGGGCGTGTCcggtagggcgtgtcctgtcggCTGTGTCcggtagggcgtgtcctgtagggcgtgtcctgtagGGCGTGTCcggtagggcgtgtcctgtcgggTGTGTCCTGTCAGGTGTGTCCTGTCAGGTGTGTCctgtagggcgtgtcctgtagggcgtgtcctgtagggcgtgtcctgtcgggTGTGTCCTGTCAGGTGTGTCCTGTCGGGTGTGTCCTGTAGGGCGTGTCcggtagggcgtgtcctgtagggcgtgtcctgtcggCTGTGTCcggtagggcgtgtcctgtagGGCGTGTCcggtagggcgtgtcctgtagggcgtgtcctgtcgggTGTGTCcggtagggcgtgtcctgtcgggTGTGTCcggtagggcgtgtcctgtcgggTGTGTCcggtagggcgtgtcctgtagGGCATGTCctgtagggcgtgtcctgtagggcgtgtcctgtagGGCATGTCCTGTAGGGCGTGTCcggtagggcgtgtcctgtcgggTGTGTCcggtagggcgtgtcctgtcgggCGTGTCCTGTCGGGTGTGTCcggtagggcgtgtcctgtagggcgtgtcctgtcgggTGTGTCCagtagggcgtgtcctgtcgggTGTGTCtggtagggcgtgtcctgtcgggTGTGTCcggtagggcgtgtcctgtcgggTGTGTCtggtagggcgtgtcctgtcgggTGTGTCCTGTAGGGCATGTCCTGTAGGGCTTGTCcggtagggcgtgtcctgtagggcgtgtcctgtcgggTGTGTCtggtagggcgtgtcctgtcgggTGTGTCcggtagggcgtgtcctgtagGGCGTGTCcggtagggcgtgtcctgtagggcgtgtcctgtagggcgtgtcctgtcgggTGTGTCcggtagggcgtgtcctgtcgggTGTGTCtggtagggcgtgtcctgtcgggTGTGTCcggtagggcgtgtcctgtagGGCATGTCctgtagggcgtgtcctgtagGGCATGTCCTGTAGGGCGTGTCcggtagggcgtgtcctgtcgggTGTGTCcggtagggcgtgtcctgtcgggTGTGTCcggtagggcgtgtcctgtcgggTGTGTCcggtagggcgtgtcctgtagggcgtgtcctgtcgggTGTGTCcggtagggcgtgtcctgtcgggTGTGTCtggtagggcgtgtcctgtcgggTGTGTCCTGTAGGGCATGTCCTGTAGGGCTTGTCcggtagggcgtgtcctgtagggcgtgtcctgtcgggTGTGTCcggtagggcgtgtcctgtcgggTGTGTCtggtagggcgtgtcctgtcgggTGTGTCcggtagggcgtgtcctgtagGGCGTGTCCCACCTGCAGTTTCCCCCACAGCCGACACTTGCTGCACCCGACGCAGTCCATGATCCTGGAGATGTTCTTGAAGTGGAGCCGGAATTCTTCctggaaaacaggaaaacaggagGCGTGTCCACGGCCGGATGTCTTGAAGGGACAGTgcgagggggcgtggcctcacctTCAGCGTCTTTGCCTCCATCTTGTGTCCGGCGAACATGGAGCGCTCGTCAAAGTGCATCGGGAAAGTCCTGGAAGACAAAACCGACACGTGAGTGGACTGGAGCTCCGCCctcaggtgggcggggccctgctgcaggtgggcggggccctTTGGACCCACCTGATCTCGCTgaagagctgcagcagcagctccttgGTGGCGCCGTCCTGCTGGCGGTTGCCGGTGTACAGGTGGATGAAGGCGCGCTCAAAGTAGGGCGCCACCTTGTAGAGCGCCCGCAGCTCGATGAGGTACAGGAAGTAGAGGTTCTTCAGCCGCCGCGTCCCCTCCCCCTTCGTCTGCGCCGTGTCGAAGCGCCGCCGGAACTCCTGCAGGTTGGGACCCCACACCGTCCGGCCCCACCCCTCTGAGGAACCAGATGAATCGCGTTAGGCTCTGGGCCACGCCCCCTGTCCAGGcggcggtgggcggggcctaccGTCCAGCAGGTACTCGGCGCTCAGGTGGATGTTGATGCTGCTGTGGAGTCCAGAGATGAGTCGGTAGAAGACTCTCTTCTCCAGACACAGACCTGcacccagacaggaagtgggtcccccacacgccacacacacacgcacacacgcacacacacaggaagtgacctcaccTTCCAACCAGGTGTAGAACGCCTCTCCTGAAAGCAACACAGACCGGTCAGTTCTGGTCCCGCCCCccacaggtggaggtgaaggcGGGTCCGTTTACTCACCATCGTCGTCTCCTGGAGAGAGGGAGttcagtcagacacacacaggaaggggttccctttcaaaataaaggcaaGAAACAACGGCTGGGAAACGGAAAATAATATACTTAaacaaggaagaagaaaaacagaaagtgtCCAAAAGTTTGTGGACACCCTGTGTGGTTCTGTAGAACCTGGATCCGGCCCACCTGGCTGCACCGGCGCCACCCAGTGGTCAAACCGGGTCGaggcataaaaatgttttttttaaacatcacttTCTGGGCGTCGCTGTTCCTCCTCTGAGGCGGAGCTAGAAGAGGAAGTGAAGCAAGCTGGGGCAGCTAGTGGCAGTTAGcagcagctagtagcagttagcagctagtagTAGGTAGCAGTTAGCAGCAGTTAGCATTTCAAACAGCATTCGGTCTGTCTCACCTCGGCTCGGCGCCAGGGGGTTCAGAGGACGGTACACCGACCTGGGTCTGAAGACACAACCAACAATCAGTGATCAATACTCaccacagacgtgtgtgtgtgtgtgtgtgtgtgtgtgtgtgtgtgtgtgtctcacttgAAGCAGTTCTCCTCATAGATGCTGTTCCAGACCCTCCAGGCTGACGGACCCTTGTACCCGGTGTAGCGCTCCGGGTTCAGCAGCAGGTCCACGTAGTCCGCATCAGGAGAGGActcgtctgacacacacacacacacacacacacacacacacacacacacacacacacacacacacacacacacacacacacacacacacacacacacacacacacacacacacacacacacacacacacacacacacacacagtcggtACACATGGGTTGTGTTGGAGGTGAAGGTTGTCGGTTCGGATCCTCACCGTCCAGCTCACAGAAGTGATCCTGGGCGTCGTCGTGTCTCGCCCAATCAGCAAACGCTTCTTTGCTCTGGTTactggaacaggaagtcagaggaaCCGCATCAGAACCCGGAACCAACAACACCCCCTGAACCCCCACCACAGGTCCGGTCAGACCCGGTGAACGTGTgactgtcagacaggaagtggacattGGAGGTCGTGAGGTCACCTCAGGGTGCTGTTGATGGCGCCCAGCTCCTCGGCCCGTTCGCACGCCGTCAGGTCCGACCCGGCGTTGGCCGCCTGCGAgtactggagaggagaggaggcttATCCAGGTCCAACGCGTCCACGGCCGGCCCCGCAGCCAGCCAGAACCCCCTACACCTGGTTCTAAACCTGGGTCTAAACCTGTTCTAAACCTGGGTCTAAACCTGTTCTAAACCTGGGTCTAAACCTGTTCTAAACCTGGGTCTAAACCTGTTCTAAACCTGGGTCTAAACCTGTTCTAAACCTGGGTCTAAACCTGGGTCTAAACCTGGGTCTAAACCTGGTTCTGAACCTGGTTCTGAACCTGTTCTGaacctcctgctcctcttctaGGTTAAACCAGAGTTCCTTTCACTTACACGCGTTACACGGGCACCAGACACAAGGGATTGTGGGTAGTGGGTGTACCCTACCTGAGCACCGTTCGGATGAAGCTCCACCCCCTGCTGCCTCACCTTGTTGTAGTTCCCGGACTTGATCCCGACCGGAACCTCACTCTGTTGGGGGACAGGCAGAGACCCCCAGTGTGAACCGGGTCCCGGTGTGGACCCGGTTCACACTGGATTGACATTCTCTATCACCAGAACCGCGGTAGAACCTGCGGACCTCTGGGCAGGGCTCCACGTGACAGTCCTTGATGGAACAGTGTCCGTCGTCGGGCCAGAAGGGACAGGGTCGCCTCAGGTTCACCTGCAGGGGGGTCAGAGGTTATGTTACCTCCAGGAAGCAGCGCATCCTGGGATGGTATGGGTTTAGGGTTGTTCTGGTGGGGGTTTAGGGTTGTTCTGGTGGGGGTTtgtggtggtcctggtgggggtttgtggtggtcctggtgggGGTTTGTGGTGGTCCTGGTGTGGGCCAGTCCTACCCGGTAGTATCTGAAGTAGTCCTGGCGGGTCAGCTTCTGGATCCGGGGGTAGATCTTCTGGTTGTTGAACACGTCGATGCTCTCCACGTCACAGAAACAGTCGTCCAGAACCCCGGTCAGCTGGGGGGGTacacaacaacaagacaacaagtCAACGAGCTGGGGGGGTAAACAACAACACGACAACAAGTCAATGAGCTGGGGgggtaaacaacaacaagtcAACAAGGCATGAAACTGTCTGACCCCCCCTCTGTgaacccaacccccccaccatcacAGGTGACTGTCAGAGACCTGAAGCAGGTAAACCTGAAGGgcagctctctgattggctgctggctcCCCTGCTGCCGATTGGGGCACAGCTGAGCCACGTCTCCTGAAGAGCAGCAGGTGCAGATGTCACCTGACCTGCCAGGTAACTAAACCCCCTACAGCCCCACCGCCACACCCGGGGGGcgcgtcctgattggctgatcctcAGACGAGCCGTCAGTCAAACGTGACGAGAAACAAATTAAAGACGGATCAAAAGAAACGACAAATCAGtcaaccgcacacacacacacacacacacacacacacacacacacagacacaaacacacacacacacacacacacacacagacacacacacacacacagacacacagaaacacacacacacacacacacacacacacacacacacacacacacacacacacacacacacacacacagacacaaacacacacacacagacacacacacacacacagacacacagaaacacacacacacacacacacacacacacacacacagacacacacacacacagacacaaacacacacacacacacacacacacacacacagacacacagaaacacacacacacacacacacacacacacagacacaaagcaaacatacacatataaaacaaacaaaagacacagacgcaaaacaaacactgaacacacacacagacacacacttctgtCTATTTAAAGAAATCCTGACTGGAtggtcaataaacataaaaacgACTTCATGCAGCGACATAAATCTGAGCGAAACAACGccttaaacaaaaacaacaacaataataataacaataataataacaataatacttTCACTTATTTAtagaactgaataaataaacaaataataagtaaattaaactaatattgatttattatttgacGGTGATTTCGACCCAAACGTCAGGAGAAAGTAAACGTTCAGTAACGTGACGTGAAACCAGAGCTGCCAACCAGCCCCGGAACTGGTCCACGTCCAGAACCGGTCCGGAGGGGCCGGTCCGACACGAACATCTGTCAGCAGACATCTGACCTCCAGGTGCAGCAGGGCGTCCAGAACCAGCGCCAGCTGGAGCAGGGAAAGTCCTCTCAGCATTCTGCTTCCGCGGCCGGGACTCGTTACCGGTGCTCCTCACGGGAACCGGGACACATCTGGATGCCTCCGGACCGGAGGCTGCTTCCCGTCCCATGCCTGCACGGAGCCCCGCCCCCAAACGGCCAGCCGGGGACCGCTGGAGGCAGTTTGTAGTCCATTTCCGGGTCTGAAGCCGTCAGGAGACTCACGCTCTTGTTGTAAAAAGACTACACCTCCCATGAAAGGCGGGGCCGGgacacagccaatcagaggacaccACGCTTTTTTACCCGTTCGTGGGAAAATAACAGCAGTTTAAGTTGACAGCGTGTGGATGTTTACTTAACGGATGTTTACGTCTTCCggtcggggggggggcgccccaaacacaaacatgtaaacataaacatgttACAGATAGCTGCTAGTGCTAGCTCTCGTCACGCGCTCGCTGACGTCACGCGGTGGAACCTGCTAGAACGTTTCCCTGTGTCGAAGCATTTTGACTGAATGACGAACCGGAGGAAGCCCCGCGAGGACCGGGAGGCTCGACCGGAGCCGccccgggggtgggggggacttACGTGGCAGAAGCAGCTCTGTTCCGGCCGGCCCGCGGCTCCGTTCGGCCGGTCCCGGTGCTGCGTGGCGGGGTTCCCGGTGTTCTGCTGGAACCAGGCCAGGACGAAGTTCCCGAAGAACCAGGCGGACAGCAGGACACCGACCGCCGGGGCGATGCGCCTCCACATCCCGCCCGCTGCTGCCGGTGCTCCGGCGGGGGgtgaggagaacggacagacaCGAGCTGCGGCGGCTACAGGCTAGCTCCGGTTAGCATCGGCAGGCTGACTGCCTCTGGAGGTCCGAGCGGGGGGGTGAAGCGAGCTGCCCGTTGTTAGAACACCCTCACGGGGATACGTACGCCTAGGGTTCCGCTGGAAGACCCAGCGCCTGCGGGGCTGCGGAAGTTTGGTCCGACGTTAGCATTAAGCTAGCCTAAATGAAGCAAGTGTTCACTTCCGATCtaggtttcaaaataaaatgttcaatttaCGTTTATGTGTTCAGAAACGCATATtgaacaattttattttgaaagcgtGAGAGACTTGAGTGAAACACTTTGGTTTAAACGTAACTAACATTTCCGGAAACACTAATAAACCACTCAGTTTATATCCACTAATTGATATCAGCCTTATTATTTTTAACACTCACGACTGCGGAGCCTCCACTAAATTATTActgtacatttctttttgtgAGGAACACAATGGCTTTACATTTTATCGTGAGTCGTTGGTAATAAACAATTGAACCCAATTGGCTGTTGTATTTCCTGTTTATACTAAACTTTTGaacatcattatttatttgtcctacagtggggaaatttgcatGATTGCGACGGCAGAGAAGAGGGGGtccatacattaaaaaaaatatacacactaATATAGTATAATATTCAGTCCATGCCCATCCAGGtttatttatacagtacatgcccCTTTATTCCTAAGCCCATATAGGTCTCTGAAAATTgtatattcctttatttagtgggttatttattatCTACTATTCTctctattatttattattctctctgtctggtggattattatttattactctttctatttggtgttggcattactttttgtgtgtcttttctttctgtgtacgtACTCTGCTGTTTGTAATGTGACGGAGaatttaatttccctgatggaacctcctgaaggaaTGAATatagtcctactctactctctcttcTCTACCTCAGTCAAAATATACATATTAcctatttacaatttacaatcaCCAATGTACAATTTACAAGCTACAACGGTCGTCCTGATTGTGCGATTGATTGTCTGCACGTtatataagataagataatataAGGTAAgatagaactttattaatcacGAGGGAATTTCTGTTTCGAGGTTGGTCCaaataattacagaaaaaatacataaaatatgaaatttaaaaatatgaatatatgcactgaacagaaaatttattttaaaaaacagtaaTTAAAGGATAATTAAAGGAAAAAAGACAACAGGGCGGCGAACGACTCTGGAGGCAGTGCCGGAAATGAcgtacaaaataaataaaacaactggAACAAGACGAAGCGGAAATCTCAGTGgtgtgcttttactttgaaatttaACCTAGCTTTCCCTTTGGGcgaattattttgaaaagataACCGGAAACTGTCCTCATTTTGGTTACTATAATTATTTTGATAGGGCAACCGGAAGCTGTGTCCTTCTTTTTGGTTAATTATTTTGACAGGACAGCCGGAAGCTGTGTGCCGACGCGGACCGCTTGTCCGTGCCGGTGGTGCTGAGGAGAGAGCATCCTGCCCCGGGGTGCTTCACCGGGACAGGCCGCCTTGGATTCCAGCCCCTCGGCCCCCGGTGGTCCGCACACCTCCAGCGATGGTGGATTTGACCGGGAGCGGTGCGGCGGCGCCTGGACACGGCAGCACGGGACAGGGCTCCGGTAACGGCAAGAAAACGACGAAGCGGTCGAGGAGAGGGAGACGAGGCcgcaggaggaggaacaggagctCCCGGAACAAGACGCCGCCACCGTTCTTCCCCCCGGAGGTAGAAGACATGTAGCCCCGGGAGGACCGGGA carries:
- the ero1b gene encoding ERO1-like protein beta isoform X3 translates to MLRGLSLLQLALVLDALLHLELTGVLDDCFCDVESIDVFNNQKIYPRIQKLTRQDYFRYYRVNLRRPCPFWPDDGHCSIKDCHVEPCPESEVPVGIKSGNYNKVRQQGVELHPNGAQYSQAANAGSDLTACERAEELGAINSTLSNQSKEAFADWARHDDAQDHFCELDDESSPDADYVDLLLNPERYTGYKGPSAWRVWNSIYEENCFKPRSVYRPLNPLAPSRGDDDGEAFYTWLEGLCLEKRVFYRLISGLHSSINIHLSAEYLLDEGWGRTVWGPNLQEFRRRFDTAQTKGEGTRRLKNLYFLYLIELRALYKVAPYFERAFIHLYTGNRQQDGATKELLLQLFSEIRTFPMHFDERSMFAGHKMEAKTLKEEFRLHFKNISRIMDCVGCSKCRLWGKLQTQGLGTALKILFSETEIQKLPERSPSKGFQLTRQEIVALLNAFSRLSTSIHQLEGFRLLLKESR
- the ero1b gene encoding ERO1-like protein beta isoform X1; the protein is MWRRIAPAVGVLLSAWFFGNFVLAWFQQNTGNPATQHRDRPNGAAGRPEQSCFCHLTGVLDDCFCDVESIDVFNNQKIYPRIQKLTRQDYFRYYRVNLRRPCPFWPDDGHCSIKDCHVEPCPESEVPVGIKSGNYNKVRQQGVELHPNGAQYSQAANAGSDLTACERAEELGAINSTLSNQSKEAFADWARHDDAQDHFCELDDESSPDADYVDLLLNPERYTGYKGPSAWRVWNSIYEENCFKPRSVYRPLNPLAPSRGDDDGEAFYTWLEGLCLEKRVFYRLISGLHSSINIHLSAEYLLDEGWGRTVWGPNLQEFRRRFDTAQTKGEGTRRLKNLYFLYLIELRALYKVAPYFERAFIHLYTGNRQQDGATKELLLQLFSEIRTFPMHFDERSMFAGHKMEAKTLKEEFRLHFKNISRIMDCVGCSKCRLWGKLQTQGLGTALKILFSETEIQKLPERSPSKGFQLTRQEIVALLNAFSRLSTSIHQLEGFRLLLKESR
- the ero1b gene encoding ERO1-like protein beta isoform X2, with the protein product MWRRIAPAVGVLLSAWFFGNFVLAWFQQNTGNPATQHRDRPNGAAGRPEQSCFCHLTGVLDDCFCDVESIDVFNNQKIYPRIQKLTRQDYFRYYRVNLRRPCPFWPDDGHCSIKDCHVEPCPESEVPVGIKSGNYNKYSQAANAGSDLTACERAEELGAINSTLSNQSKEAFADWARHDDAQDHFCELDDESSPDADYVDLLLNPERYTGYKGPSAWRVWNSIYEENCFKPRSVYRPLNPLAPSRGDDDGEAFYTWLEGLCLEKRVFYRLISGLHSSINIHLSAEYLLDEGWGRTVWGPNLQEFRRRFDTAQTKGEGTRRLKNLYFLYLIELRALYKVAPYFERAFIHLYTGNRQQDGATKELLLQLFSEIRTFPMHFDERSMFAGHKMEAKTLKEEFRLHFKNISRIMDCVGCSKCRLWGKLQTQGLGTALKILFSETEIQKLPERSPSKGFQLTRQEIVALLNAFSRLSTSIHQLEGFRLLLKESR